A stretch of Candidatus Cetobacterium colombiensis DNA encodes these proteins:
- a CDS encoding type II toxin-antitoxin system HicB family antitoxin — MKKDRYIYPAIFQQEDEGYNISFPDLPGAFTCGNSLEEALFLAKDCLGLYLYSLESRELNLPNPSKPQNIKVDSTEFVQLIEVFMTPIRDDENNKCVRRNVTLPKWLNDLAKKNKINVSAILESSLKAKLGL; from the coding sequence ATGAAAAAAGATAGATATATTTATCCAGCTATTTTTCAGCAAGAGGATGAAGGTTATAATATTTCTTTTCCAGATCTACCTGGAGCATTTACATGTGGTAATAGTTTAGAAGAAGCTTTATTTCTGGCTAAAGATTGTTTAGGATTATATTTATATTCTTTAGAATCTAGAGAATTAAATCTTCCTAATCCTAGTAAACCTCAAAATATAAAAGTAGACTCAACAGAATTTGTTCAATTAATTGAAGTTTTTATGACTCCTATTAGAGATGATGAAAACAATAAATGTGTTAGAAGGAATGTAACATTGCCTAAATGGCTTAATGATTTAGCTAAGAAAAATAAGATTAACGTTTCTGCTATTTTAGAAAGTAGCTTAAAAGCTAAATTAGGTTTGTAA
- a CDS encoding DUF4160 domain-containing protein gives MPTISMFYGIIIRMYCAPKEHAPAHFHAYYQDFKAVVDIESCELIEGNLPKKQLKLVLAWAELRQEELRADWKLAMESELPFKIDPLK, from the coding sequence ATGCCTACAATAAGTATGTTTTATGGAATAATAATCAGGATGTACTGTGCACCTAAAGAGCATGCTCCTGCACATTTTCATGCGTATTATCAAGATTTTAAAGCAGTAGTAGATATTGAAAGTTGTGAATTAATAGAAGGAAATCTACCTAAAAAGCAACTGAAATTAGTTTTAGCTTGGGCTGAACTTCGTCAAGAAGAATTGAGAGCTGATTGGAAACTTGCTATGGAAAGTGAACTTCCATTTAAAATTGATCCATTAAAGTAG
- a CDS encoding type II toxin-antitoxin system HicA family toxin produces MNNGSHHIFYKGSVAVVAPYPRKNMKKGTYLSILKITII; encoded by the coding sequence ATTAATAATGGTTCTCATCATATTTTTTATAAAGGAAGTGTGGCTGTAGTAGCTCCTTATCCTAGAAAAAATATGAAAAAAGGTACATATCTTTCTATCTTGAAGATTACTATAATTTAG